From a region of the Betta splendens chromosome 5, fBetSpl5.4, whole genome shotgun sequence genome:
- the vamp3 gene encoding vesicle-associated membrane protein 3: protein MSNIGPDGSDAASSNRRLQQTQAQVDEVVDIMRVNVDKVLERDQKLSDLDDRADALQAGASQFETSAAKLKRKYWWKNCKMWAILIAVIVIIVVIIIIWSTS from the exons AT GTCGAACATTGGTCCAGACGGTTCTGATGCAGCGTCTAGTAACCGGCGCCTGCAGCAGACACAAGCACAAGTGGATGAG GTTGTGGATATTATGCGTGTTAATGTGGACAAAGTGCTTGAACGTGACCAGAAACTGTCTGACCTGGATGACCGAGCAGATGCACTGCAGGCTGGAGCCTCCCAATTTGAGACCAGTGCTGCTAAACTTAAAAGGAAGTACTGGTGGAAGAACTGCAAG ATGTGGGCCATCCTGATAGCTGTTATAGtgatcatcgtcgtcatcattaTTA TTTGGAGTACCTCATAA
- the per3 gene encoding period circadian protein homolog 3 isoform X2: MCDQSVEMPGGDSGPDGEEPALPSPPEKGGGEESVVSGHGDGGPQSVHLGGEESGGSVGEVGREDEEMTSSSHDLSSSANHSPGSATGSTSPSTKSEHTGGGRGHAHREVMNAVAEMKKRLPSDKRSRSKVSTVEALNYALHCVKQVQANSEYYKLLMQNGQDERRDATVCTLEELERVTSEHTLKNTDSFLVVFSLASGRVLYASEQAPSILCCKRKFLESAKFVELLFHQDVNVFYSHTAQPHLPPWSNSHTVGVLFDSAQVKSFFCRIRGGKDRDGELRYNPFRITPYLLKVQGTGSNGEEEEPCCLALSERIISGYEAPRIPMDKRIFTTTHSPGCVFLEVDDRAVPLLGYLPQDLIGTSLLTCIHPEDRPLLLSIHRKILKYAGQPPFEHSPVRLRCQNGDYITLDTSWSSFINPWSRKVAFIIGRHKVRTSPLNEDVFAAQTKEVIPVTHEEIKDLQAKIYKLFLQPVHNNGSSGYGSLGSNGSHEHYISVASSSDSNGNLWEDTHREPMTLQQICADVNRVKTWGQQAYLDSSHKISFLNKPVTAHPAPAATNPDMRDREESRKQTHIPSYQQINCVDNIIRYLESCTGSALKRKSGSHSLATSSSSSTTDEDKPAGTTDTAQASSDVVVLDSEVSVGPTAAAVVGPPLTDIAMSTKAMSVVSVTSQCSYSSTIVHVPQPESEATALEDAPMGSEPADATPTQVRPAPSPATEERRFVGLTKEVLSAHTQKEEQEYVDRFRHRILQSPYSSYLQLDNSSMAHSHHPGDYLRPLSAGGWNRSRRGKPRHKRPKPQGSSDSYASPPGPPCRVPESSWPSSESSQPQMGVPRSQTSPLQATLFPMTATKAGSEQPPRQQETPETTPVVLQPPDQTQLGYNFNIMQPVQSISGMQPMQMEPLQDLQNVQSFPNMQPMAPVHSINPYMTPVMAVILPNYPTFTTGYPSIYPPAAAPMLPQAPFTMAGFASGATPFQQPQFQVHPSFPTHTAPSPLLCSPRASSSVGEEEEAAGPPALFSSSRSSSPLQLNLLQEELPKPSEVQSNTGHNHPESLNEQRANEGDAPSESGNHDAQSTSSELLDMLLQEDARSGTGSNASGSGSGESGGSLGSGSGSNGTSTSHTGSSNSSKYFASNDSSDTSRKARKSQETPAEHQHTFDTRVENSLWSMIQHTPERVMMTYQISTRDQNEVLAEDREKLQALQPLQPWFTKEQREELAEVHPWIQQRTIPQEIDTQGCVSCSTGARIAHSPHPPAPDSSSHLESPQLDSAGPELDT, from the exons ATGTGCGACCAAAGTGTGGAGATGCCTGGAGGTGACAGTGGTCCAGATGGGGAGGAGCCTGCATTACCATCACCCCCAGAAaaaggtggaggggaggagagtGTGGTGTCAGGGCACGGCGATGGAGGGCCACAGTCCGTGCACCTTGGGGGGGAGGAGAGCGGTGGTTCAGTTGGGGAGGTAGGGAGGGAAGATGAAGAGATGACCAGCAGTTCACATGACCTCTCTTCCTCGGCCAATCACAGCCCTGGTAGTGCCACTGGCTCCACCTCGCCTTCAACTAAAAG TGAGCATACAGGTGGCGGCAGAGGACACGCCCACAGAGAGGTGATGAACGCGGTGGCGGAGATGAAGAAGAGGCTTCCATCAGACAAGCGCAGTCGCAGCAAAGTGAGCACCGTGGAGGCCTTAAATTATGCACTCCACTGTGTCAAACAAGTCCAAG CCAATAGCGAATACTACAAGCTGCTGATGCAAAATGGCCAGGATGAGAGGCGAGATGCCACTGTGTGCACCCTAGAGGAACTGGAGCGGGTCACCTCTGAACACACCCTTAAAAACacg GACTCCTTCCTGGTGGTCTTCTCCCTGGCGAGCGGCCGCGTGCTGTACGCGTCCGAGCAGGCTCCCAGCATCCTGTGCTGCAAGCGGAAGTTCCTGGAGTCAGCCAAGTTCGTGGAACTGCTCTTTCACCAAGACGTTAATGTCTTCTACTCGCACACAGCACAGCCACACCTCCCACCTTGGAGCAATTCACATACAG TTGGGGTTCTGTTTGACTCTGCCCAGGTCAAGTCCTTCTTCTGCAGAATCAG GGGCGGGAAGGACCGTGATGGTGAGCTGCGGTACAACCCGTTCAGGATCACACCTTACCTGCTGAAGGTGCAGGGAACAGGAAGtaatggggaggaggaggagccgtgCTGCCTGGCACTATCTGAACGCATTATATCTGGATATGAAG CTCCTCGGATCCCTATGGACAAGCGCATCTTCACCACCACACACTCCCCTGGCTGTGTGTTTTTAGAAGTAGATGACAg GGCTGTGCCATTGCTAGGATACCTTCCTCAGGATCTGATTGGCACTTCATTGTTGACTTGCATTCACCCAGAGGACCGGCCCCTCCTGCTTTCTATTCACAGAAAGA TTCTGAAGTATGCAGGCCAGCCCCCATTCGAGCACTCTCCGGTGCGCCTGCGCTGTCAGAATGGTGACTACATCACCTTGGACACCAGCTGGTCGAGCTTCATCAACCCATGGAGCCGCAAGGTGGCTTTTATCATTGGACGGCATAAAGTCAGGAC GAGTCCTCTGAATGAGGATGTGTTTGCTGCTCAGACTAAGGAAGTCATTCCAGTCACTCACGAGGAAATTAAAGATCTGCAAGCAAAAATCTATAAGCTTTTCTTGCAG CCAGTCCACAACAATGGTTCCAGTGGTTATGGTAGTTTGGGAAGTAATGGGTCCCATGAGCATTACATCAGCGTAGCTTCTTCAAGTGACAGCAATGGCAACCTGTGGGAAGACACACACCGTGAACCG ATGACCTTGCAGCAGATATGTGCTGATGTAAACAGAGTGAAGACTTGGGGCCAGCAGGCATATCTGGATTCCAGCCACAAAATTTCTTTCCTCAACAAACCTGTCACAG cacatccagctcctgcagccaccAACCCTGATATGAGAGATCGTGAAGAGAgtagaaagcaaacacacattccCTCCTATCAACAGATCAACTGTGTTGACAACATCATCAG ATATCTGGAGAGTTGTACAGGTTCAGCTCTTAAGCGGAAGAGCGGCTCTCATTCCCTGGCTACTTCTTCCTCATCATCGACCACAGACGAAGACAAGCCTGCTGGCACTACAGACACAGCTCAAGCCAGCTCAGATG TGGTGGTTCTGGACAGTGAGGTTTCGGTGGGCCCTACCGCTGCAGCTGTTGTAGGACCGCCTCTGACAGACATTGCAATGTCCACTAAGGCAATGAGTGTGGTGTCAGTCACCAGTCAGTGTTCATACAGCAGCACCATTGTGCATGTTCCACAGCCTGAGTCAG AGGCCACAGCTTTGGAGGATGCACCGATGGGCAGTGAGCCTGCTGATGCGACTCCGACCCAAGTCCGGCCCGCACCGAGTCCTGCCACGGAGGAGCGAAGGTTTGTAGGCCTCACCAAGGAAGTGCTGTCAGCTCACACCCAGAAGGAAGAGCAAGAGTATGTGGATCGCTTCCGCCATCGAATCCTCCAGAGCCCCTACAGCTCTTATCTGCAGTTGGACAACAGCTCCATGGCTCACTCCCACCACCCAG GTGACTACCTCCGCCCTTTGAGTGCCGGTGGGTGGAATCGCTCTCGGAGAGGAAAGCCCAGGCACAAACGTCCCAAACCCCAGGGATCCTCCGATAGCTACGCCTCCCCACCTGGCCCACCTTGCCGTGTCCCTGAATCCTCATGGCCCTCTTCAGAGTCCTCCCAACCGCAGATGGGGGTGCCCCGCAGTCAAACATCCCCTCTCCAGGCAACATTATTTCCCATGACGGCGACCAAGGCTGGTTCAGAGCAGCCACCCAGGCAACAGGAAACACCTGAAACGACTCCTGTAGTCCTGCAGCCACCAGACCAAACCCAACTCGGCTACAACTTCAACATCATGCAGCCTGTTCAGAGCATTTCAGGCATGCAGCCAATGCAGATGGAGCCCCTTCAGGATCTGCAAAATGTCCAGAGCTTTCCTAACATGCAGCCCATGGCTCCAGTTCACAGCATTAACCCTTATATGACTCCAGTCATGGCTGTCATCTTGCCCAACTACCCAACATTCACTACAGGTTATCCATCTATTTACccgcctgctgcagcacctATGCTGCCGCAGGCACCCTTCACCATGGCAGGCTTTGCCTCTGGTGCTACCCCCTTCCAACAACCGCAGTTCCAAGTCCACCCTAGCTTCCCAACTCACACCGCCCCAAGCCCCCTGCTTTGCTCACCTAGAGCCAGCTCCTCTgttggagaggaggaggaggcagctggaCCCCCAGCTTTGTTCTCCAGCTCCCGCTCCAGTTCTCCACTGCAGCTGAActtgctgcaggaggagctgcctaAGCCAAGTGAAGTGCAGAGCAACACTGGTCACAACCATCCTGAAAGCCTCAATGAACAACGCGCAAATGAG GGGGACGCACCCAGTGAGTCAGGAAACCATGATGCCCAGTCTACATCTAGCGAACTGCTTGACATGCTTCTGCAGGAGGATGCCAGGTCTGGGACTGGCTCCAACGCCtccgggtctgggtctggggAGTCTGGAGGCTCCCTtggatctggatctggatcaAACGggacctccacctctcacactg gcagcagcaacagcagcaaatacTTTGCCAGCAATGATTCCTCAGACACCTCACGCAAAGCTCGCAAGAGCCAGGAGACTCCGGCAGAACACCAACACACCTTTGACACTCGGGTGGAAAATTCGCTGTGGAGCATGATTCAGCACACCCCTGAGCGTGTGATGATGACCTACCAGATCTCCACCag GGACCAGAATGAAGTTTTggcagaagacagagagaagctTCAGGCACTTCAGCCACTTCAGCCATGGTTCAccaaggagcagagagaggagctggcAGAGGTTCATCCCTGGATCCAGCAGCGCACTATCCCACAGGAAATAGACACTCAG GGTtgtgtgagctgcagcacaggagcaagaATAGCCCACTCCCCTCATCCTCCTGCCCCAGATAGCTCATCCCATCTGGAGAGCCCTCAGCTGGATTCCGCTGGACCTGAGTTGGACACCTGA
- the per3 gene encoding period circadian protein homolog 3 isoform X1, giving the protein MCDQSVEMPGGDSGPDGEEPALPSPPEKGGGEESVVSGHGDGGPQSVHLGGEESGGSVGEVGREDEEMTSSSHDLSSSANHSPGSATGSTSPSTKSSEHTGGGRGHAHREVMNAVAEMKKRLPSDKRSRSKVSTVEALNYALHCVKQVQANSEYYKLLMQNGQDERRDATVCTLEELERVTSEHTLKNTDSFLVVFSLASGRVLYASEQAPSILCCKRKFLESAKFVELLFHQDVNVFYSHTAQPHLPPWSNSHTVGVLFDSAQVKSFFCRIRGGKDRDGELRYNPFRITPYLLKVQGTGSNGEEEEPCCLALSERIISGYEAPRIPMDKRIFTTTHSPGCVFLEVDDRAVPLLGYLPQDLIGTSLLTCIHPEDRPLLLSIHRKILKYAGQPPFEHSPVRLRCQNGDYITLDTSWSSFINPWSRKVAFIIGRHKVRTSPLNEDVFAAQTKEVIPVTHEEIKDLQAKIYKLFLQPVHNNGSSGYGSLGSNGSHEHYISVASSSDSNGNLWEDTHREPMTLQQICADVNRVKTWGQQAYLDSSHKISFLNKPVTAHPAPAATNPDMRDREESRKQTHIPSYQQINCVDNIIRYLESCTGSALKRKSGSHSLATSSSSSTTDEDKPAGTTDTAQASSDVVVLDSEVSVGPTAAAVVGPPLTDIAMSTKAMSVVSVTSQCSYSSTIVHVPQPESEATALEDAPMGSEPADATPTQVRPAPSPATEERRFVGLTKEVLSAHTQKEEQEYVDRFRHRILQSPYSSYLQLDNSSMAHSHHPGDYLRPLSAGGWNRSRRGKPRHKRPKPQGSSDSYASPPGPPCRVPESSWPSSESSQPQMGVPRSQTSPLQATLFPMTATKAGSEQPPRQQETPETTPVVLQPPDQTQLGYNFNIMQPVQSISGMQPMQMEPLQDLQNVQSFPNMQPMAPVHSINPYMTPVMAVILPNYPTFTTGYPSIYPPAAAPMLPQAPFTMAGFASGATPFQQPQFQVHPSFPTHTAPSPLLCSPRASSSVGEEEEAAGPPALFSSSRSSSPLQLNLLQEELPKPSEVQSNTGHNHPESLNEQRANEGDAPSESGNHDAQSTSSELLDMLLQEDARSGTGSNASGSGSGESGGSLGSGSGSNGTSTSHTGSSNSSKYFASNDSSDTSRKARKSQETPAEHQHTFDTRVENSLWSMIQHTPERVMMTYQISTRDQNEVLAEDREKLQALQPLQPWFTKEQREELAEVHPWIQQRTIPQEIDTQGCVSCSTGARIAHSPHPPAPDSSSHLESPQLDSAGPELDT; this is encoded by the exons ATGTGCGACCAAAGTGTGGAGATGCCTGGAGGTGACAGTGGTCCAGATGGGGAGGAGCCTGCATTACCATCACCCCCAGAAaaaggtggaggggaggagagtGTGGTGTCAGGGCACGGCGATGGAGGGCCACAGTCCGTGCACCTTGGGGGGGAGGAGAGCGGTGGTTCAGTTGGGGAGGTAGGGAGGGAAGATGAAGAGATGACCAGCAGTTCACATGACCTCTCTTCCTCGGCCAATCACAGCCCTGGTAGTGCCACTGGCTCCACCTCGCCTTCAACTAAAAG CAGTGAGCATACAGGTGGCGGCAGAGGACACGCCCACAGAGAGGTGATGAACGCGGTGGCGGAGATGAAGAAGAGGCTTCCATCAGACAAGCGCAGTCGCAGCAAAGTGAGCACCGTGGAGGCCTTAAATTATGCACTCCACTGTGTCAAACAAGTCCAAG CCAATAGCGAATACTACAAGCTGCTGATGCAAAATGGCCAGGATGAGAGGCGAGATGCCACTGTGTGCACCCTAGAGGAACTGGAGCGGGTCACCTCTGAACACACCCTTAAAAACacg GACTCCTTCCTGGTGGTCTTCTCCCTGGCGAGCGGCCGCGTGCTGTACGCGTCCGAGCAGGCTCCCAGCATCCTGTGCTGCAAGCGGAAGTTCCTGGAGTCAGCCAAGTTCGTGGAACTGCTCTTTCACCAAGACGTTAATGTCTTCTACTCGCACACAGCACAGCCACACCTCCCACCTTGGAGCAATTCACATACAG TTGGGGTTCTGTTTGACTCTGCCCAGGTCAAGTCCTTCTTCTGCAGAATCAG GGGCGGGAAGGACCGTGATGGTGAGCTGCGGTACAACCCGTTCAGGATCACACCTTACCTGCTGAAGGTGCAGGGAACAGGAAGtaatggggaggaggaggagccgtgCTGCCTGGCACTATCTGAACGCATTATATCTGGATATGAAG CTCCTCGGATCCCTATGGACAAGCGCATCTTCACCACCACACACTCCCCTGGCTGTGTGTTTTTAGAAGTAGATGACAg GGCTGTGCCATTGCTAGGATACCTTCCTCAGGATCTGATTGGCACTTCATTGTTGACTTGCATTCACCCAGAGGACCGGCCCCTCCTGCTTTCTATTCACAGAAAGA TTCTGAAGTATGCAGGCCAGCCCCCATTCGAGCACTCTCCGGTGCGCCTGCGCTGTCAGAATGGTGACTACATCACCTTGGACACCAGCTGGTCGAGCTTCATCAACCCATGGAGCCGCAAGGTGGCTTTTATCATTGGACGGCATAAAGTCAGGAC GAGTCCTCTGAATGAGGATGTGTTTGCTGCTCAGACTAAGGAAGTCATTCCAGTCACTCACGAGGAAATTAAAGATCTGCAAGCAAAAATCTATAAGCTTTTCTTGCAG CCAGTCCACAACAATGGTTCCAGTGGTTATGGTAGTTTGGGAAGTAATGGGTCCCATGAGCATTACATCAGCGTAGCTTCTTCAAGTGACAGCAATGGCAACCTGTGGGAAGACACACACCGTGAACCG ATGACCTTGCAGCAGATATGTGCTGATGTAAACAGAGTGAAGACTTGGGGCCAGCAGGCATATCTGGATTCCAGCCACAAAATTTCTTTCCTCAACAAACCTGTCACAG cacatccagctcctgcagccaccAACCCTGATATGAGAGATCGTGAAGAGAgtagaaagcaaacacacattccCTCCTATCAACAGATCAACTGTGTTGACAACATCATCAG ATATCTGGAGAGTTGTACAGGTTCAGCTCTTAAGCGGAAGAGCGGCTCTCATTCCCTGGCTACTTCTTCCTCATCATCGACCACAGACGAAGACAAGCCTGCTGGCACTACAGACACAGCTCAAGCCAGCTCAGATG TGGTGGTTCTGGACAGTGAGGTTTCGGTGGGCCCTACCGCTGCAGCTGTTGTAGGACCGCCTCTGACAGACATTGCAATGTCCACTAAGGCAATGAGTGTGGTGTCAGTCACCAGTCAGTGTTCATACAGCAGCACCATTGTGCATGTTCCACAGCCTGAGTCAG AGGCCACAGCTTTGGAGGATGCACCGATGGGCAGTGAGCCTGCTGATGCGACTCCGACCCAAGTCCGGCCCGCACCGAGTCCTGCCACGGAGGAGCGAAGGTTTGTAGGCCTCACCAAGGAAGTGCTGTCAGCTCACACCCAGAAGGAAGAGCAAGAGTATGTGGATCGCTTCCGCCATCGAATCCTCCAGAGCCCCTACAGCTCTTATCTGCAGTTGGACAACAGCTCCATGGCTCACTCCCACCACCCAG GTGACTACCTCCGCCCTTTGAGTGCCGGTGGGTGGAATCGCTCTCGGAGAGGAAAGCCCAGGCACAAACGTCCCAAACCCCAGGGATCCTCCGATAGCTACGCCTCCCCACCTGGCCCACCTTGCCGTGTCCCTGAATCCTCATGGCCCTCTTCAGAGTCCTCCCAACCGCAGATGGGGGTGCCCCGCAGTCAAACATCCCCTCTCCAGGCAACATTATTTCCCATGACGGCGACCAAGGCTGGTTCAGAGCAGCCACCCAGGCAACAGGAAACACCTGAAACGACTCCTGTAGTCCTGCAGCCACCAGACCAAACCCAACTCGGCTACAACTTCAACATCATGCAGCCTGTTCAGAGCATTTCAGGCATGCAGCCAATGCAGATGGAGCCCCTTCAGGATCTGCAAAATGTCCAGAGCTTTCCTAACATGCAGCCCATGGCTCCAGTTCACAGCATTAACCCTTATATGACTCCAGTCATGGCTGTCATCTTGCCCAACTACCCAACATTCACTACAGGTTATCCATCTATTTACccgcctgctgcagcacctATGCTGCCGCAGGCACCCTTCACCATGGCAGGCTTTGCCTCTGGTGCTACCCCCTTCCAACAACCGCAGTTCCAAGTCCACCCTAGCTTCCCAACTCACACCGCCCCAAGCCCCCTGCTTTGCTCACCTAGAGCCAGCTCCTCTgttggagaggaggaggaggcagctggaCCCCCAGCTTTGTTCTCCAGCTCCCGCTCCAGTTCTCCACTGCAGCTGAActtgctgcaggaggagctgcctaAGCCAAGTGAAGTGCAGAGCAACACTGGTCACAACCATCCTGAAAGCCTCAATGAACAACGCGCAAATGAG GGGGACGCACCCAGTGAGTCAGGAAACCATGATGCCCAGTCTACATCTAGCGAACTGCTTGACATGCTTCTGCAGGAGGATGCCAGGTCTGGGACTGGCTCCAACGCCtccgggtctgggtctggggAGTCTGGAGGCTCCCTtggatctggatctggatcaAACGggacctccacctctcacactg gcagcagcaacagcagcaaatacTTTGCCAGCAATGATTCCTCAGACACCTCACGCAAAGCTCGCAAGAGCCAGGAGACTCCGGCAGAACACCAACACACCTTTGACACTCGGGTGGAAAATTCGCTGTGGAGCATGATTCAGCACACCCCTGAGCGTGTGATGATGACCTACCAGATCTCCACCag GGACCAGAATGAAGTTTTggcagaagacagagagaagctTCAGGCACTTCAGCCACTTCAGCCATGGTTCAccaaggagcagagagaggagctggcAGAGGTTCATCCCTGGATCCAGCAGCGCACTATCCCACAGGAAATAGACACTCAG GGTtgtgtgagctgcagcacaggagcaagaATAGCCCACTCCCCTCATCCTCCTGCCCCAGATAGCTCATCCCATCTGGAGAGCCCTCAGCTGGATTCCGCTGGACCTGAGTTGGACACCTGA
- the LOC114855612 gene encoding matrix remodeling-associated protein 8-like, protein MCSLGVSGYIYRVGSFHYRSSFASVFCCRCRWIIYFFLLRFSARCILTNSMKCDISLFQVLLFIHIPVICLFSAASAQSDSSSVVVAAYNVSAPTGSRVVLQCVSGRMVWTRDRVRDRQRVVHWDVYRARPGYAMERVVDMFSAGDQRVYSSYNLGRVGITPTAFRDGNFSLVIKDVTMNDGGLYSCNFHHLYCHLYETHRVQLNVTKSRRKEQRFWDGQKAVFVVLLGSSVVLPCFNRRSVWTDWSNEEGDQQVVHWDRQPPGVRHDRADRLVDLYASGEQRSYGPSFLQRKMNISSRAFAEGDFSLTISDLQPSDRGMYSCHLHHHYCGLHERRQFQVTVEPPVNPTTQTAQAAPGGDRDTTKAESPRVINVIVPDQRHYFLLPLGYILTSCLLLAFITLIIILITCRRRTKEFHPQASARSSRSPSSSEELEMDVADVNVCVQVDRFDFKNNLLREKVHMNAQPKVIDLDKEMQKFSK, encoded by the exons atgtGCAGCCTGGGGGTGTCTGGTTACATTTATAGGGTGGGATCGTTTCATTACAGGTCCAGTTTTGCTTCTGTGTTCTGCTGTCGTTGTAGGTGGATAATATATTTTTTCCTACTCCGTTTCTCTGCCAGGTGTATTTTAACTAACAGCATGAAGTGTGACATCTCCCTTTTTCAGGTGCTGCTCTTCATCCACA TCCCTGTGATCTGCCTCTTCAGCGCAG CGTCTGCTCAGTCCGACAGCAGCAGTGTCGTAGTGGCTGCTTACAACGTGAGCGCTCCCACTGGGTCCCGGGTGGTGCTGCAGTGCGTGAGCGGGCGCATGGTGTGGACCAGAGACAGAGTGAGGGACAGGCAGCGGGTGGTCCACTGGGACGTGTACCGGGCCCGACCCGGCTACGCCATGGAGCGGGTGGTGGACATGTTCTCTGCGGGAGACCAGAGGGTCTACAGCTCCTACAACCTCGGCCGGGTTGGGATCACACCCACCGCATTCAGGGATGGAAACTTCTCCCTGGTCATCAAAG aCGTGACCATGAATGACGGAGGTCTGTACTCCTGTAACTTCCACCACCTCTACTGCCACCTCTACGAGACACACAGGGTGCAGCTCAACGTCACTAAATCac GCCGCAAAGAGCAGCGCTTCTGGGACGGACAGAAGGCCGTGTTCGTGGTGCTGCTGGGCAGCAGCGTGGTGCTGCCGTGCTTCAACCGCCGCAGTGTGTGGACGGACTGGAGCAACGAGGAGGGGGACCAGCAG GTGGTTCACTGGGACCGTCAGCCGCCGGGCGTTCGCCACGACCGCGCCGACCGCCTGGTGGATCTGTACGCGTCCGGGGAGCAGCGCAGCTACGGGCCCTCGTTCCTGCAGCGCAAGATGAACATCAGCAGCCGGGCCTTCGCGGAGGGAGACTTCTCTCTGACCATATCGGACCTGCAG CCCTCGGACCGGGGCATGTATTCCTGCCACCTCCACCATCATTACTGCGGGCTGCACGAGAGAAGGCAGTTCCAGGTCACAGTGGAGCCGCCAGTGAACCCGACCACCCAGACGGCCCAGGCGGCGCCCGGCGGAGACAGAG ACACCACTAAGGCCGAGTCACCGCGAGTCATCAATGTTATTGTGCCCGACCAGAGGCACTACTTTCTCCTGCCTCTGGGCTACATCCTCACATCCTGCCTGCTCCTGGCATTCAtcaccctcatcatcatcctcatcacgTGCCGACGAAGGACCAAAG AGTTTCACCCTCAGGCGTCCGCGAG GTCAAGCAGAAGTCCCAGCAGCTCGGAGGAGCTCGAGATGGACGTGGCCGATGTGAACGTGTGCGTTCAGGTCGACAGGTTTG ATTTTAAGAACAACCTGCTGAGAGAGAAAGTCCACATGAACGCTCAGCCTAAAGTCATCGATCTTGACAAAG AGATGCAGAAGTTTTCTAAGTGA
- the psma5 gene encoding proteasome subunit alpha type-5 → MFLTRSEYDRGVNTFSPEGRLFQVEYAIEAIKLGSTAIGIQTAEGVCLAVEKRITSPLMEPNSIEKIVEIDSHIGCAMSGLIADAKTLIDKARVETQNHWFTYNETMTVESVTQAVSNLALQFGEEDADPGAMSRPFGVALLFGGVDEKGPQLYHMDPSGTFVQCDARAIGSASEGAQSSLQEVYHKSMSLKDAIKSSLTILKQVMEEKLNATNIELATVEPGKTFHMYSKEELEDVIKDI, encoded by the exons atgtttttgaccAGATCAGAATATGACAG AGGTGTGAACACATTCTCCCCTGAAGGACGATTGTTCCAGGTTGAATATGCCATAGAGGCTATTAAA TTGGGCTCCACAGCCATCGGCATCCAGACAGCAGAGGGGGTGTGTCTGGCTGTGGAGAAGAGGATCACCTCTCCCCTGATGGAGCCCAACAGCATTGAGAAAATAGTGGAGATTGACAGTCATATTG GTTGTGCGATGAGTGGCTTGATAGCTGATGCCAAGACTCTAATTGACAAAGCAAGAGTGGAAACACAG AACCACTGGTTTACATACAATGAGACAATGACCGTGGAGAGTGTGACTCAGGCTGTGTCCAACCTGGCACTGCAGTttggagaggaggatgctgatcCTGGTGCCATG AGTCGACCATTTGGCGTAGCACTTTTGTTTGGAGGAGTTGATGAAAAAGGACCACAGCT GTACCACATGGATCCATCTGGAACGTTTGTGCAGTGCGATGCCAGAGCTATTGGCTCAGCATCTGAGGGGGCACAGAGCTCTCTGCAAGAGGTCTACCACAAG TCAATGTCACTAAAGGACGCCATCAAATCATCTCTCACCATTCTGAAGCAAGTGATGGAGGAGAAGCTCAATGCCACCAACATTGAG CTGGCCACAGTAGAGCCTGGGAAAACCTTTCACATGTATTCCAAAGAAGAGCTGGAAGATGTAATCAAGGATATCTAG